The following proteins are co-located in the Vigna unguiculata cultivar IT97K-499-35 chromosome 9, ASM411807v1, whole genome shotgun sequence genome:
- the LOC114163840 gene encoding G-type lectin S-receptor-like serine/threonine-protein kinase SD2-5, whose protein sequence is MGKHWFFLHIVGTLFLLCNVCLAANQYTGRISAGGIKGSQMNWIDRNGQFLVSNEGQFSFGFVTTANDTTLFLLSIIHVDTSRVVWTANRAVPVANSDNFVFDDKGNALLQKDGTVVWSTNTSGRGVSSMELRDTGNLVLLGSDNSTVIWQSFGHPTDTLLPTQEFTEGMKLVSDPSTNHLTHVLEIKSGIVVLSASFQTPQPYWTMQTDSRRIINQGGDEVASASISGNSWRFYDKSKSLLSQFIFSSGQDSNSTWIAVLGSDGFITFYTLSNGGSNAASETIPEDSCSTPEPCDAYSICTGNKRCSCPSVIPSCKPGFDSPCGGDSGKSIQLVKADDGLDYFALQFLQPFSKTDLAGCQTSCRGNCSCLAMFFQRSSGNCFLLDSVGSFEKPASDPGYVSYIKVSSEGGSGSGSGGGGSGNKHTIVVVIIVLVTFFVICGLVFWGVRYQRRKQRVPESPSDGSEEANFLENLTGMPIRYSYKDLETATNNFSVKLGQGGFGSVYKGVVADGTQIAVKKLESIGQGKKEFRAEVSIIGSIHHLHLVRLKGFCADGTHRLLAYEYMPNGSLDKWIFKKNKGEFLLDWDTRFNIALGTAKGLAYLHEDCDSKIVHCDIKPENVLLDEHFMAKVSDFGLAKLMNREQSHVFTTLRGTRGYLAPEWITNYAISEKSDVYSYGMVLLEIIGGRKNYDPGESSEKSHFPTFAFKMMEEGKVRDIFDSELRIDENDERFQCAIKVALWCIQEDMSMRPSMSRVVQMLEGLCPVPNPPTTSFLGSRLYATVFKSSSEGATSSAPSDCNSDAYLSAVRLSGPR, encoded by the coding sequence ATGGGAAAACATTGGTTTTTCTTGCATATTGTGGGCACCCTTTTCCTTTTGTGCAATGTTTGTTTGGCTGCGAATCAATATACCGGAAGGATCTCCGCCGGGGGGATAAAGGGTTCTCAAATGAATTGGATTGACAGAAATGGCCAATTCCTCGTATCAAACGAGGGACAATTTTCGTTTGGCTTTGTGACCACAGCGAATGACACCACCTTGTTTCTACTCTCAATCATCCACGTGGACACTTCCAGGGTCGTTTGGACTGCTAATAGAGCAGTTCCTGTTGCTAATTCCGACAACTTTGTGTTTGATGACAAGGGCAACGCCTTGTTGCAGAAAGATGGAACCGTGGTCTGGTCCACGAACACGAGCGGCAGAGGGGTTTCTTCAATGGAATTGCGTGACACTGGGAATTTGGTTTTGCTTGGGAGTGATAATAGTACAGTGATTTGGCAGAGTTTCGGCCATCCAACAGATACTTTGCTGCCAACTCAGGAATTCACAGAGGGAATGAAACTCGTCAGTGATCCTAGCACCAACCACTTGACCCATGTTCTTGAGATCAAGTCTGGCATCGTTGTTCTCTCCGCAAGTTTTCAAACTCCGCAGCCTTATTGGACTATGCAGACGGACAGCCGCAGAATCATCAACCAGGGCGGCGATGAAGTGGCTTCAGCAAGCATTAGTGGAAACTCATGGAGGTTCTATGACAAGAGCAAATCGCTGCTGTCGCAGTTCATTTTCTCTTCAGGTCAAGACTCAAATTCGACTTGGATTGCTGTTTTGGGGAGTGATGGCTTCATCACCTTCTACACCCTCAGCAATGGAGGGTCAAATGCTGCTTCTGAAACAATTCCGGAAGATTCTTGCAGTACTCCAGAACCTTGTGATGCGTATTCCATATGCACGGGTAACAAGAGGTGTAGCTGCCCTTCTGTTATTCCTAGTTGCAAACCTGGTTTTGACTCTCCTTGTGGTGGTGACTCAGGAAAATCCATTCAGTTGGTTAAAGCTGATGATGGACTCGATTACTTTGCGCTTCAATTTCTTCAACCGTTTTCCAAAACCGATTTGGCCGGTTGCCAAACATCTTGCCGTGGAAACTGTTCTTGCCTTGCCATGTTCTTCCAGAGAAGTTCGGGGAATTGCTTCTTGTTGGACAGTGTAGGAAGCTTTGAGAAACCTGCTTCTGATCCTGGTTATGTTTCTTATATCAAGGTGTCGAGTGAAGGAGGTTCTGGGTCGGGTTCTGGGGGCGGTGGAAGTGGCAATAAGCACACCATAGTTGTTGTGATCATTGTCTTAGTAACCTTTTTTGTCATTTGTGGTCTGGTCTTTTGGGGAGTTAGATACCAAAGAAGAAAGCAAAGGGTGCCTGAGTCTCCTTCAGATGGCTCAGAAGAGGCCAATTTCTTGGAGAATTTAACCGGTATGCCAATCCGTTACAGCTACAAGGACCTTGAAACTGCCACCAATAACTTTTCTGTGAAGCTTGGGCAAGGGGGTTTCGGGTCAGTGTATAAGGGAGTTGTAGCAGATGGAACTCAAATAGCAGTGAAGAAATTGGAAAGTATTGGACAAGGAAAGAAAGAGTTCAGGGCTGAAGTTAGCATCATTGGCAGCATTCATCACCTCCATTTGGTGAGGCTTAAGGGATTCTGTGCTGATGGAACTCACAGGCTTCTTGCATACGAGTACATGCCTAATGGCTCCTTGGATAAATGGATATTCAAGAAAAACAAAGGTGAGTTTCTGTTGGATTGGGATACTAGGTTCAACATAGCTCTGGGAACGGCAAAAGGGCTTGCTTATCTGCACGAAGATTGTGACTCGAAGATTGTTCATTGTGACATAAAACCAGAAAACGTTCTTCTGGATGAACACTTCATGGCGAAGGTTTCTGATTTTGGGCTGGCGAAGCTCATGAATCGAGAACAAAGCCATGTTTTCACAACACTGAGGGGCACGAGGGGCTATCTTGCGCCGGAGTGGATAACAAACTACGCTATATCAGAGAAAAGTGATGTTTACAGCTACGGGATGGTGCTGTTGGAGATCATCGGGGGAAGGAAAAACTATGATCCTGGTGAGTCTTCAGAGAAATCCCATTTCCCAACTTTTGCGTTCAAAATGAtggaagaagggaaggtgaggGATATATTTGACTCGGAGTTGAGAATTGACGAGAATGATGAGAGGTTTCAATGTGCTATAAAAGTTGCATTGTGGTGCATACAGGAAGACATGTCAATGAGGCCATCAATGAGTAGAGTTGTCCAAATGTTGGAGGGTCTTTGCCCTGTTCCTAACCCTCCAACCACTTCTTTCTTGGGTTCTCGCCTTTATGCCACTGTCTTCAAATCCTCCAGTGAAGGGGCCACCTCTTCTGCTCCCTCAGACTGTAACAGTGATGCTTACCTCTCTGCAGTTCGTCTTTCAGGGCCTAGATAA